From the Nodularia sp. NIES-3585 genome, one window contains:
- a CDS encoding calcium-binding protein translates to MELQTNTRVRFVPNSGFEGTADIQFRAWDGTDGGFNGAIGVDTSNNGGITPFSSESETARITVNSPINVITGTDGNDRLFGTNSNDIIYGLAGDDIIFGGAGDDIIFGGAGNDRLFGDAGNDHLYGGSGNNTLYGGQGNDSFYFGDNQVFVSPNLGVDTISDFVVGNDKIVLSKATFAVLDSILDDFMVVERDSAAANSSAAIVYNSGNGRLFYNQNRAGSGFGSGAHFATLSRGLNLTAHDFIVQDTIDLGQTVSNYIPDLG, encoded by the coding sequence GTGGAACTTCAGACAAATACTAGAGTTCGCTTTGTACCCAATTCTGGCTTTGAAGGTACTGCTGATATTCAATTCCGCGCCTGGGATGGTACGGATGGTGGCTTCAATGGTGCAATAGGAGTTGACACCTCAAATAACGGTGGGATAACACCATTCAGTAGTGAAAGCGAAACAGCTAGGATCACAGTTAATTCCCCAATTAACGTCATTACTGGTACTGATGGCAATGATCGCCTTTTTGGTACTAATAGTAATGACATTATCTATGGTCTTGCTGGTGATGACATCATCTTTGGCGGTGCTGGTGATGACATCATCTTTGGCGGTGCTGGCAATGATCGCCTTTTTGGTGATGCTGGTAATGACCATCTTTATGGTGGTTCGGGTAACAACACACTATATGGTGGTCAGGGGAATGATAGTTTCTATTTTGGCGACAATCAAGTATTTGTGAGTCCCAACCTGGGAGTTGATACCATCTCTGATTTCGTTGTGGGCAATGATAAAATTGTTTTGTCCAAAGCCACATTCGCTGTGCTGGATAGTATTTTGGACGACTTTATGGTGGTAGAAAGAGATAGCGCTGCGGCTAATAGCAGTGCCGCTATTGTTTACAATTCGGGCAATGGTAGATTATTTTACAACCAAAATAGGGCGGGGAGTGGATTTGGCTCTGGCGCTCACTTTGCCACACTCAGCCGGGGGCTAAACCTGACAGCCCATGACTTTATAGTTCAGGATACCATCGACTTAGGTCAAACCGTTAGTAACTATATCCCCGATTTAGGGTGA
- a CDS encoding cell wall metabolism sensor histidine kinase WalK — translation MFQATRRRLAIWYTAVTAVLLLVFASGVYLYVRSTLIERIDDTLNHVVEIVERSLVIEPVNGDVKQFRMNVEASFRDNASTVEDDHIDLEWFSSNGKLLWSTLSEPLNIPIHGSHLGETVRVFKPETPHSPLPTPHSPLLLRQVTQRVEVGRQVLGYLRVSHPWFEVTKPSRQLIIDLALGTWLMLLSVAASGWFLAGKAMEPVGESYQRLKQFTADASHELRSPITLIQTNVQVALADLELADTQSTSFVNYRQQLKVVERLTQRLGKLVNDLLFLARQDSGLSKDVFSSCPLDALLMEVVEEQQLLAKEKKITLTLDLVDPPALETSPELLEDWFTLPGKWEQLVRLLTNLIGNALQYTPADGEVYVQLARLEGSNRVSKIRYNTALLQIKVSDTGIGIPSEALPRLFDRFYRVDPARTHQTAKTNPQSSTGSGLGLAIAAAIVQHHQGHLQVESNIGAGTTFTVTLPITLEY, via the coding sequence ATGTTTCAAGCTACTCGTCGCCGCCTTGCTATCTGGTATACTGCCGTAACTGCGGTTTTACTTTTAGTATTCGCCAGTGGTGTATATTTATATGTCCGCAGTACATTAATTGAACGGATTGATGATACCCTCAATCACGTAGTGGAAATTGTCGAGCGATCGCTTGTGATTGAGCCAGTCAATGGCGATGTTAAACAATTTCGGATGAATGTAGAAGCCAGTTTTCGCGACAACGCCAGCACCGTAGAAGATGACCACATAGACCTAGAATGGTTTAGTTCTAATGGCAAATTACTTTGGTCAACCCTATCGGAACCTCTAAATATTCCCATTCATGGTAGCCATCTCGGTGAAACCGTCCGCGTCTTCAAACCAGAAACTCCCCACTCCCCACTCCCCACTCCCCACTCCCCTCTTTTACTGCGACAAGTTACCCAACGTGTGGAAGTGGGACGGCAAGTATTAGGATATCTGCGTGTTAGTCATCCTTGGTTTGAAGTGACTAAACCTAGTCGTCAGTTAATTATTGATTTGGCTTTAGGTACTTGGTTGATGCTGTTGTCTGTCGCCGCCAGTGGCTGGTTTCTTGCGGGTAAAGCCATGGAACCAGTGGGGGAATCTTACCAACGTCTGAAACAATTTACTGCTGATGCTTCTCACGAACTCCGTAGTCCCATTACTTTGATTCAAACTAATGTGCAAGTGGCTTTGGCTGATTTAGAATTGGCAGATACACAATCTACTAGTTTTGTCAACTATCGCCAACAGTTAAAAGTTGTGGAACGCTTAACGCAGCGCTTGGGTAAGCTAGTCAATGACTTATTGTTTTTAGCAAGACAGGATAGTGGTCTTAGCAAAGATGTTTTCTCATCTTGTCCCTTAGACGCTTTGCTGATGGAAGTAGTTGAAGAACAACAACTATTAGCCAAGGAAAAAAAAATTACTTTAACTCTGGACTTAGTTGATCCTCCCGCTTTGGAAACTAGTCCCGAATTGCTAGAAGATTGGTTTACACTTCCAGGAAAATGGGAGCAACTGGTACGGTTGTTGACAAATTTGATTGGTAATGCTTTACAATACACCCCAGCAGACGGAGAGGTGTATGTACAATTGGCGCGTCTAGAGGGAAGCAATCGCGTTTCTAAAATTCGTTACAATACAGCTTTATTACAAATTAAAGTTAGTGATACTGGTATTGGTATTCCATCTGAAGCCTTACCCCGCTTATTTGACCGCTTTTATCGGGTAGATCCAGCCCGTACCCATCAGACAGCAAAGACAAATCCACAAAGTTCTACAGGTTCAGGATTAGGACTAGCGATCGCTGCGGCCATTGTCCAACATCATCAAGGTCATCTGCAAGTTGAAAGCAATATTGGCGCAGGTACAACTTTTACTGTCACTTTACCAATCACTCTGGAGTATTAA
- a CDS encoding DUF2267 domain-containing protein produces MPFLEKVMLKSGLNDIFDARDITEVVYRVMRDLMTTAAADRVEEELHKPIESTNNKSLQLEIADLWHDTNPIVGFLSRVRPPWQGPGIFKIDSDRFLFRVANEGGMPPNADREQVVRAVFSATKDELSPERIQEIASWLPDKVRQLWEEA; encoded by the coding sequence ATGCCTTTTTTGGAAAAGGTGATGTTAAAAAGTGGTTTAAACGATATTTTTGACGCTAGAGACATTACAGAAGTAGTATACCGGGTGATGCGCGACTTGATGACCACAGCCGCCGCCGACCGAGTAGAAGAGGAACTGCACAAACCAATTGAATCCACTAATAATAAATCGCTACAATTGGAAATTGCTGATTTGTGGCATGATACAAATCCGATTGTGGGATTTTTGAGTCGGGTACGTCCACCTTGGCAAGGCCCTGGTATCTTTAAGATTGATAGCGATCGCTTCTTATTTAGAGTAGCAAATGAAGGCGGAATGCCACCTAATGCAGACCGTGAACAGGTGGTAAGGGCGGTCTTTTCTGCCACTAAAGATGAATTATCACCCGAACGAATTCAAGAGATTGCTAGCTGGTTACCAGATAAAGTGCGCCAACTCTGGGAAGAAGCTTAA
- a CDS encoding tetratricopeptide repeat protein has product MKQRYLLSGCYVLLFIGLLSPTVGSAADITQQLHRPVSSSSGRQSREQADTLLRIGEQQYASGFADKAVTSGLEALEIYHAIGDFKAQGFTYDLLGMSYIQLNRLKEGEDVMRRRLAIARDNKDFQGQIFGLNNISTLLLRKGEPIAAGKTLEEALTIARHVKNIEGEGLSLSNLGLVAIRLGEYNKAIKLYETALTFRRQTRDPVGEANTLNNLGDAYLEARDYQETIGTYGAALRIAQTSRDRTNQLRAIDGLVFAHSAVGRYQRALDLLAQRLNISQELQNLREELKSLESYANLYEQLSNYPSARNFYERAIVLAQTLADSKKEAQLTNRLSQIVKR; this is encoded by the coding sequence ATGAAACAACGGTATTTATTATCAGGGTGTTACGTTTTACTTTTTATTGGTTTACTGAGTCCTACTGTGGGTAGTGCTGCTGATATTACCCAACAACTCCACCGCCCTGTGAGTAGTTCCAGTGGGCGACAATCTAGAGAACAAGCAGATACATTGCTGCGGATTGGTGAACAACAATATGCTTCGGGATTTGCTGATAAAGCAGTGACATCCGGTTTAGAAGCATTGGAGATTTATCACGCCATTGGCGATTTCAAGGCGCAAGGATTCACATATGATTTGCTGGGAATGTCTTATATCCAGCTAAATCGCCTCAAAGAAGGGGAAGATGTCATGCGCCGACGTTTAGCGATCGCTCGTGATAATAAAGACTTTCAAGGTCAAATTTTTGGCTTAAATAATATCAGCACTTTGTTACTGCGAAAAGGTGAACCCATCGCCGCAGGTAAAACCCTCGAAGAAGCCCTGACAATTGCGCGTCATGTCAAAAATATTGAAGGCGAAGGACTATCTTTAAGCAATTTAGGTTTGGTAGCCATCAGGCTGGGAGAGTATAACAAAGCCATTAAACTCTATGAAACCGCCCTAACCTTCCGCCGTCAAACTCGTGATCCTGTCGGTGAAGCCAATACGCTGAATAATTTAGGTGATGCCTACTTAGAAGCCAGAGATTATCAAGAAACAATTGGCACTTATGGGGCAGCATTGCGAATTGCTCAAACGAGCCGCGATCGCACTAATCAATTACGCGCAATTGACGGTTTAGTATTCGCCCACAGTGCTGTAGGACGTTATCAGCGCGCCTTGGATTTACTAGCACAACGTTTAAACATTTCCCAGGAATTACAAAATCTCAGAGAAGAATTGAAATCTTTGGAATCTTATGCTAATTTATACGAGCAGCTAAGTAATTACCCATCTGCTCGTAATTTTTATGAACGGGCGATTGTCCTGGCACAAACCCTTGCAGATAGCAAAAAGGAAGCGCAATTAACTAATAGGTTGAGTCAAATAGTCAAGCGGTAA
- a CDS encoding RNA polymerase subunit sigma-70 — protein sequence MQIPHFPEANHPLVKSLFHHNDQELLNLFQSYPDAGKYFTVIFCRYSPIVYTLIQHSARSPVQADYLFALTWKHIYYELGGLNLADSSSSTEVLTLQNWLINITAFCINEIQLPPTEAIHYSLSETSPPLWCYVEQALDQLPPMLRLIVVMAQTFHWSETRIAAYLQAEGETISPLEVANFLQEGYSMLEDKLPADIRVIYLGEDSVPE from the coding sequence ATGCAAATTCCCCATTTTCCCGAAGCTAATCACCCCTTAGTGAAGTCGCTATTTCATCACAATGATCAGGAACTGCTGAATCTATTTCAGAGTTATCCCGATGCTGGCAAGTATTTTACAGTGATTTTTTGCCGTTATAGCCCCATAGTTTACACCTTGATTCAGCATTCAGCGCGATCGCCTGTGCAGGCAGATTATTTGTTCGCCCTGACTTGGAAACATATCTACTACGAACTCGGTGGACTAAATTTAGCTGATTCTTCATCCAGCACAGAAGTTTTAACTCTGCAAAATTGGCTGATTAATATCACCGCTTTCTGTATCAATGAAATTCAACTACCGCCCACCGAAGCCATTCATTATTCACTTTCAGAAACTTCACCGCCGCTATGGTGCTATGTAGAACAGGCTTTAGACCAACTACCACCCATGTTGCGCTTGATAGTTGTCATGGCTCAAACTTTCCACTGGAGTGAAACCAGAATTGCTGCTTACCTGCAAGCCGAAGGAGAAACAATATCGCCTCTGGAAGTAGCCAATTTTCTCCAGGAAGGCTATTCTATGCTAGAGGACAAATTACCCGCAGATATCCGTGTCATCTACTTGGGCGAAGATTCTGTGCCAGAGTAG
- a CDS encoding glyoxalase-like domain protein: protein MVIAANLMPFLFAPLTSGSFLSSLPLDSLFSTQGIMVMLLAAYAGAMWMFLTSAPKVHTVMVSDLEIARQLYEGLLDLPAAEVPLHYYYNYEQTLGATGIDPLYMSTSPSWSNKVMNNANDGLWYQMKKNTQLHVITGASLGHKNQQRHVCFDRDCLDLILLRVEMRGLKFKIRNQKPLNFLVKDYEGRVIEIAEVAN, encoded by the coding sequence ATGGTTATAGCAGCTAATCTGATGCCTTTCTTATTCGCCCCTCTGACTTCAGGCTCTTTTTTGTCTTCCCTGCCCTTGGATAGCTTATTCTCCACCCAAGGGATTATGGTGATGTTGCTGGCGGCTTATGCTGGCGCTATGTGGATGTTCCTCACCAGTGCGCCCAAAGTCCACACAGTGATGGTTTCTGACTTGGAAATTGCCCGACAGTTGTATGAAGGGCTGCTAGATTTGCCAGCCGCCGAAGTACCTTTGCACTACTACTACAACTACGAACAAACTTTAGGCGCTACTGGCATTGATCCACTTTATATGTCTACCAGTCCCAGTTGGTCTAACAAGGTGATGAATAATGCTAACGATGGACTGTGGTATCAGATGAAAAAAAATACTCAGTTGCACGTCATTACCGGGGCGAGTTTGGGTCACAAAAATCAGCAACGTCATGTTTGTTTTGACCGCGACTGTTTGGATCTGATTTTATTACGAGTGGAAATGCGCGGTTTGAAGTTCAAGATTCGCAACCAAAAGCCGCTCAATTTTTTGGTGAAGGACTATGAAGGACGCGTGATTGAAATCGCGGAAGTGGCAAATTAG
- a CDS encoding FdhF/YdeP family oxidoreductase — translation MYYTSHQYEADFYGWTQEKTPDVGGGMPVIKYWAEKTISAEGVQVWQKLFHKSACLSCAWGTGGQKGGFVNEDGEVLQRCAKSVEAIASELQAATTFEKQYNLCQLQQLNSQAANNLGRLSHPLILRAGSSHYKRISWDEVYEIAQTAFQKPPQKLASYSSGRSSNEAAFLLQLMMRSLDSNNLADCSDLCHAASTVGLNQMFGSGTSTVSLESLKQADCIVLIGSNAPANHPRLMNELIKLRERGGKVIIVNPTVEVGLVKFSSPAYPIKSLLAGGSEISSLYLQPIPGSDVALFVGIQKALIAENLIKPDFLQVHTEDWENIIQNAEATPWETITATCGISQTEIIAAARIIGTSTGVVFAWAMGVTQQENGVDNIHSIANTALLTGNIGKPGAGTMPIRGHSNVQGFGSMGVTINLKKEIQQALEKLWQRPLSRIPGYDTRALITAAEKGEVETLICLGGNLYAANPDLNQAKRALGKIATIFYVATKPNLGHFHGLAQQNTIILPVFTRFENPHKTTTESGNNFVRLNDEGKTHLKTADLISEIELITQIAHRVLGDTPINWRKLQDPKYIRELIAKTIPGYEKIAEIDQTGEEFTIAGRILDTPKFATSTGKAKMFVTALPKLKLPSKADFGFTESTPGIVLILGTGRSYSQHNTVVYKEGDYYRGMPHRNCILMNVEDIETAGFSEHQRVTVQGDAGKLEDVEIICGDIRAGAAMMFYPEINVIFKAKIDQHSGTPAYKRVPVFVY, via the coding sequence ATGTACTACACCTCACACCAATATGAAGCAGATTTCTATGGTTGGACTCAAGAGAAAACACCAGATGTCGGCGGCGGAATGCCTGTGATTAAATATTGGGCAGAAAAAACCATCTCTGCTGAAGGTGTCCAGGTTTGGCAGAAGTTATTTCACAAAAGTGCTTGTCTTTCCTGCGCGTGGGGGACAGGTGGGCAAAAGGGCGGTTTTGTCAATGAAGATGGGGAAGTTTTGCAACGTTGCGCTAAAAGTGTAGAGGCGATCGCCTCAGAATTACAAGCCGCAACTACCTTTGAAAAGCAGTATAATTTATGCCAATTACAACAATTAAATTCCCAAGCAGCGAATAATTTAGGTAGATTAAGTCATCCTTTAATTCTACGTGCCGGGAGTTCCCACTATAAGCGCATTTCTTGGGATGAAGTGTATGAAATTGCCCAGACAGCATTTCAAAAACCACCACAGAAATTAGCTTCTTACAGTTCCGGGAGATCATCGAATGAAGCGGCATTTTTATTACAATTGATGATGCGATCGCTTGATTCCAATAATCTCGCCGACTGTTCAGATTTGTGTCATGCAGCTTCCACGGTCGGCTTAAATCAAATGTTCGGTTCTGGAACTTCCACGGTAAGTTTAGAAAGCCTCAAACAAGCCGATTGTATAGTTTTAATAGGTTCCAACGCCCCAGCCAACCATCCCCGATTAATGAATGAATTAATCAAATTACGGGAAAGGGGCGGTAAAGTAATCATTGTCAACCCCACAGTAGAAGTTGGTTTAGTCAAATTTTCCTCCCCAGCCTATCCCATCAAATCCCTCCTAGCTGGTGGTTCCGAAATTTCCTCACTGTATCTGCAACCAATTCCCGGTAGTGATGTCGCTTTATTTGTCGGGATTCAAAAAGCTTTAATTGCCGAAAATTTAATTAAACCAGATTTTCTCCAAGTCCATACCGAAGACTGGGAAAACATTATTCAAAATGCCGAAGCTACCCCTTGGGAAACCATCACTGCAACTTGCGGTATTTCCCAAACCGAAATTATCGCCGCCGCCCGAATAATTGGCACATCTACAGGCGTAGTATTTGCTTGGGCGATGGGAGTCACCCAACAAGAAAACGGTGTTGATAACATTCATAGTATTGCCAATACTGCCCTATTAACAGGAAATATCGGCAAACCCGGTGCAGGTACAATGCCGATTCGCGGACACTCAAACGTCCAAGGATTTGGCTCTATGGGTGTCACCATCAACTTAAAGAAGGAAATTCAGCAAGCTTTAGAAAAACTTTGGCAACGTCCTCTGAGTCGCATTCCTGGCTACGATACCAGAGCATTAATTACAGCTGCTGAGAAGGGAGAAGTTGAGACATTAATTTGTTTGGGAGGAAATCTCTACGCAGCCAATCCAGATTTAAACCAAGCAAAACGCGCCTTGGGTAAAATAGCCACGATTTTTTATGTCGCAACTAAACCCAATCTCGGACATTTTCACGGTTTAGCCCAGCAAAATACAATTATTCTCCCAGTATTTACACGCTTTGAAAATCCCCACAAAACCACCACCGAATCGGGTAATAATTTTGTGCGTCTCAATGATGAGGGAAAAACTCATTTAAAAACGGCTGATTTGATTTCTGAAATAGAATTAATTACGCAAATTGCCCATAGAGTTTTAGGAGATACGCCGATAAATTGGCGCAAACTCCAAGATCCAAAGTACATCCGCGAACTAATTGCAAAAACAATTCCCGGTTACGAAAAAATTGCTGAAATTGATCAGACAGGCGAAGAATTTACCATTGCTGGCAGAATTTTGGATACACCCAAGTTTGCCACATCTACAGGTAAAGCCAAGATGTTTGTCACTGCTTTACCAAAGTTAAAATTACCCAGTAAAGCAGATTTTGGTTTTACAGAATCAACCCCAGGAATTGTATTAATTTTGGGAACAGGTAGAAGTTATTCCCAGCACAATACAGTTGTTTATAAAGAGGGGGATTATTATCGGGGAATGCCCCATCGTAACTGTATTTTAATGAATGTTGAAGATATAGAAACAGCAGGTTTTAGCGAACATCAACGAGTAACTGTGCAAGGTGACGCAGGTAAGTTAGAAGATGTAGAAATTATTTGCGGAGACATTCGCGCAGGTGCAGCGATGATGTTTTATCCTGAAATCAACGTAATTTTTAAAGCCAAAATTGACCAGCATTCTGGTACACCTGCTTATAAAAGAGTGCCTGTATTTGTTTATTAA
- a CDS encoding XDD3 family exosortase-dependent surface protein — MKTMIIVKIAGVIIAGLSLSLLSGKAVHAANLHNNWYYAADSLNDSVSGNDVGGTKYEIAGTAYTQKNGKSIFSIVTKLPLEGTNSGFANDGRVALGDILLNFTTDSFNVASEKGNLKAIRFVDNNEAGVNALGFYDNVVAKSVSSLNGLRLANVGAYHDYVKKNGGTPSMGDLPINTSEIDSSQHILNVIDSGTWRGNVNLLDSNALKDLGFDFGYFGVEGFNTIAVSVDSSLLPDGRFTALFSPECGNDIAAMSHIKTSVPESSTILGLLAFGMVGAGSFVKSQKSSVKLLN, encoded by the coding sequence ATGAAGACCATGATAATTGTCAAAATAGCAGGTGTAATTATAGCTGGACTTAGTTTATCTCTTCTCTCTGGAAAAGCAGTTCATGCTGCCAATTTACATAATAATTGGTATTATGCAGCCGATTCTTTAAACGACAGTGTTAGTGGTAATGACGTTGGTGGAACTAAATATGAAATTGCTGGTACGGCTTACACACAAAAGAATGGTAAGTCTATTTTTTCAATTGTTACTAAACTTCCTCTAGAAGGAACTAACTCTGGTTTTGCTAATGATGGTCGCGTAGCATTAGGAGATATTCTGTTAAACTTTACTACAGATAGTTTTAATGTAGCTAGTGAGAAAGGTAATTTAAAAGCAATACGCTTTGTTGATAATAATGAAGCTGGAGTTAATGCTTTAGGCTTTTATGACAATGTGGTAGCTAAATCTGTGTCCTCACTTAATGGGCTGAGGTTAGCAAATGTAGGAGCATATCATGATTATGTTAAGAAAAATGGTGGAACACCCTCAATGGGAGATTTGCCAATTAATACTTCTGAGATTGATTCCAGTCAGCATATTTTAAATGTTATTGATTCTGGAACTTGGCGAGGGAATGTCAATCTTCTAGATTCTAATGCTTTAAAAGACCTGGGTTTTGATTTTGGTTATTTTGGTGTTGAGGGTTTTAATACTATAGCAGTAAGTGTTGATTCATCTTTACTTCCTGACGGTAGGTTTACTGCTTTGTTTTCTCCTGAATGTGGTAATGATATAGCCGCTATGTCACACATAAAGACATCTGTTCCAGAATCATCAACAATTTTAGGTTTATTAGCTTTCGGTATGGTCGGTGCGGGAAGTTTTGTGAAATCTCAAAAAAGTAGTGTAAAATTGTTGAATTAA
- a CDS encoding tetratricopeptide repeat protein, with protein sequence MNIDDAVKFTQSVIENHSKQPLNDCPMAVLRGSLQGDSYSAIAKSYKFDKDYTKTVGSDLWKKLSAALGVKVTKNNLRSVIERHLPPEQQQIFNAENLPRCNDEIIYIVGRDEAISDINTLVSQRHKIILIQAAGGVGKSTLAKEYLNTQGFELVLQLEMAKDKENITAVESVVEEWLKQDFQEEPGREFGITLTRLRRQLQTRKVGILIDNLEPALDKQGRFIEKHSLYVELFRVLADSSVQSVTLITSRERLSDERVNGICPYPLSVLDVTAWEEFFTSFKIKTDADTLSAMHKVYGGNAKAMDILLGVMRTDFDGDMAAYWQENSTLVETELKNLVDSQFNRLQTLDTEAYKLLCRLGCFRYQDVPRVSSDALLALLWDVPEDKQRRIIKSLRNRCVVEFEKGEYWLHPIIREQGIERLKSSGEWKEVNRKAANFWDSNIMSNTTSAECIKQLEAIHHYLILNDWNKASKVVVKEISDTTLVAKLRSFGYIRKCLEILYFLRDKPNIINLDRSRIWVYIGTANYIAGKIKSAIYECKKAINLLEDNENNCCKSEIYIDWNGALAILYMNIGEYKESINIFAQLIPLTERIDENGRKFLAYIYSSLSISYFNIAQFELSLNYLNLSLTYKSYLETTSKSWIKSYGFYNLIKALIAHDQLNYAIQLCEQLTSYSELTYFPQAQGFAMCGLGSIYRKQVRLQNSCEQYEKAICIFEQLGAKCDLAEAYYQLGLTYQNMGETEKSYINFDEAIRLFSEMEAPKQVEKVEKAKRGNID encoded by the coding sequence ATGAATATTGATGATGCCGTAAAATTTACTCAAAGTGTAATTGAGAACCACTCGAAACAACCCCTCAACGATTGTCCAATGGCGGTGCTGAGGGGTTCGTTGCAGGGTGATAGTTATAGTGCAATAGCTAAATCATATAAATTTGACAAAGATTATACAAAAACCGTCGGTTCTGATTTGTGGAAAAAACTTTCTGCGGCTTTGGGCGTGAAAGTTACTAAAAATAATCTCAGAAGCGTTATAGAAAGACATTTACCTCCTGAACAACAGCAGATATTTAATGCTGAAAATTTGCCTAGATGTAATGACGAAATAATTTATATTGTTGGACGTGACGAGGCTATTAGCGATATCAACACTCTCGTTAGTCAGCGCCATAAAATCATACTTATTCAAGCAGCCGGGGGGGTTGGTAAGTCAACTTTAGCCAAGGAATATCTAAATACTCAAGGATTTGAGTTAGTATTACAACTCGAAATGGCGAAAGACAAGGAGAATATAACCGCCGTTGAAAGTGTAGTTGAAGAATGGCTAAAACAAGACTTTCAGGAAGAACCAGGAAGAGAATTTGGAATTACCCTCACAAGATTACGACGACAACTGCAAACCCGTAAAGTGGGGATATTAATTGATAATTTAGAACCTGCATTAGATAAGCAAGGTAGGTTTATTGAAAAACATAGTCTTTATGTAGAACTGTTCCGGGTTTTGGCTGATTCATCTGTGCAGTCTGTCACCCTAATAACCAGTAGAGAACGTTTATCTGATGAACGTGTCAATGGTATTTGTCCTTATCCTTTATCTGTGTTGGATGTAACTGCATGGGAAGAGTTTTTTACATCTTTCAAAATTAAAACTGATGCTGATACTCTTTCAGCAATGCACAAAGTTTATGGGGGTAATGCGAAAGCAATGGATATTCTCTTGGGGGTGATGAGAACAGATTTTGATGGAGATATGGCTGCTTATTGGCAAGAAAATTCTACTTTGGTGGAAACGGAATTAAAAAATTTAGTCGATAGTCAATTTAACAGATTGCAAACTTTAGATACTGAAGCTTATAAACTGCTTTGTCGCTTGGGATGCTTTCGTTATCAGGATGTACCAAGAGTTTCTAGTGATGCGCTGTTAGCTTTACTGTGGGATGTTCCTGAAGATAAGCAAAGACGTATAATTAAATCTTTGCGGAATCGGTGTGTAGTTGAGTTTGAAAAGGGAGAATATTGGTTACATCCAATTATTCGTGAACAAGGAATAGAGAGATTGAAAAGTAGTGGGGAATGGAAGGAAGTAAATCGGAAAGCGGCTAATTTTTGGGATAGTAATATCATGAGTAATACAACTTCTGCTGAATGTATTAAACAGTTAGAAGCTATTCATCACTACCTTATTCTTAATGATTGGAACAAAGCTAGTAAGGTAGTGGTAAAAGAAATTAGTGATACTACGCTTGTTGCAAAACTGCGTAGTTTTGGCTACATAAGAAAATGTTTGGAAATTCTCTATTTTCTCAGGGATAAGCCTAATATTATCAATCTGGACAGAAGTAGAATATGGGTTTACATAGGAACTGCAAATTACATAGCTGGAAAAATAAAAAGTGCTATTTATGAGTGTAAAAAAGCAATTAATCTCTTAGAAGATAATGAGAATAATTGTTGTAAATCCGAGATATATATTGATTGGAATGGTGCTTTAGCTATTTTGTATATGAATATTGGAGAATATAAAGAATCAATTAATATATTTGCACAACTTATTCCTTTGACAGAAAGAATAGATGAAAATGGAAGGAAGTTTTTGGCTTATATCTACTCTTCCTTGTCCATATCATATTTTAATATTGCTCAATTTGAATTATCTTTAAATTATTTAAATTTGTCATTAACTTATAAGTCGTATTTAGAAACAACAAGTAAAAGTTGGATTAAAAGTTATGGATTTTATAATTTAATAAAAGCATTAATAGCTCATGATCAACTAAATTATGCAATTCAATTGTGTGAACAATTAACAAGTTATTCAGAATTAACTTACTTCCCGCAAGCCCAGGGGTTTGCTATGTGTGGTCTTGGAAGTATTTATAGAAAACAAGTCCGATTGCAAAATTCTTGTGAACAGTATGAGAAAGCAATATGTATTTTTGAACAGCTAGGTGCTAAATGTGATCTAGCAGAAGCATACTACCAACTAGGTTTAACATATCAAAATATGGGTGAAACTGAGAAAAGCTACATTAACTTTGATGAAGCTATCCGATTATTCAGCGAAATGGAAGCACCCAAGCAAGTTGAGAAAGTGGAAAAAGCTAAAAGAGGAAATATTGATTAA